The following proteins come from a genomic window of Candidatus Zymogenus saltonus:
- a CDS encoding ABC transporter substrate-binding protein: MKLRKILFLGLLLMISAGLLVTSCEKKPPPELTAEPYVIGGVFSVTGSNSFLGEPEKKSMELYADIVNKEGGIDGHPVEVVIYDDEGDPTNSVTLVKKLIEKDNVLAIVGPSLSGNTLSVIDVIEEKEVPLVSCAASIKITDPVKKWVFKTPQTDVMAVQKIYEYFNANGIKKIAIITVSNGYGDSGKEQLKAQAPGAGIEIVAEESFGSEDTDMTTQLTVIKGTDAEAIVCWGTNPGPAIVAKNMVQLDIKTPLFQSHGVASPKFLEIAGDAANGIILPAGKIIVADQLPKSDPQRDVLMNYKEVYEETFPGSKVSSFGGHAWDAMAMITEALKTSGADKAKLRDEIEKTTNYIGIHGIFNMTPEDHTGLNIESAFVMLKIENGNWVIIK; encoded by the coding sequence ATGAAGCTAAGAAAAATTTTATTTTTGGGACTATTGCTGATGATTTCGGCGGGTCTCTTGGTGACTTCCTGCGAGAAGAAGCCCCCGCCGGAGCTGACCGCCGAGCCTTACGTGATAGGCGGTGTCTTCTCGGTAACGGGAAGTAACTCCTTTCTGGGAGAGCCTGAGAAAAAGTCGATGGAGCTTTACGCCGATATCGTCAACAAGGAAGGAGGGATAGACGGCCATCCAGTTGAGGTTGTCATCTACGATGACGAGGGTGATCCTACAAACTCCGTGACACTCGTAAAGAAGCTCATTGAAAAGGACAACGTCCTCGCGATCGTCGGGCCGAGCCTCTCGGGAAACACCCTGTCGGTAATCGACGTAATTGAAGAGAAGGAAGTTCCGCTGGTGTCATGCGCCGCGAGCATCAAGATTACCGATCCCGTCAAGAAGTGGGTTTTCAAGACTCCGCAGACGGACGTGATGGCCGTTCAGAAGATATACGAATACTTTAACGCCAACGGCATTAAGAAGATCGCAATAATAACGGTTTCGAATGGATACGGCGACAGCGGCAAAGAGCAGCTCAAGGCACAGGCGCCGGGCGCCGGCATTGAGATAGTTGCGGAAGAGTCTTTCGGCAGCGAAGATACTGATATGACCACTCAGCTTACGGTAATAAAGGGAACCGACGCCGAGGCGATCGTGTGCTGGGGCACAAACCCGGGGCCGGCGATCGTAGCCAAGAATATGGTACAACTCGATATAAAAACACCGCTCTTTCAGAGCCACGGGGTCGCGTCGCCCAAATTCTTGGAGATTGCCGGGGATGCCGCAAACGGGATAATCCTCCCCGCGGGAAAGATCATCGTTGCCGATCAGCTTCCGAAATCGGATCCGCAGCGTGATGTCCTTATGAACTACAAGGAGGTTTACGAGGAAACGTTCCCTGGATCTAAAGTATCCTCCTTCGGCGGACACGCCTGGGACGCAATGGCGATGATAACAGAGGCGTTGAAGACATCCGGAGCGGACAAGGCCAAGCTCAGGGATGAGATAGAGAAGACCACCAATTACATCGGCATCCACGGAATCTTTAACATGACCCCCGAAGACCACACAGGACTCAACATAGAGTCAGCCTTCGTCATGTTGAAGATTGAAAACGGCAACTGGGTAATAATAAAGTAA
- a CDS encoding branched-chain amino acid ABC transporter permease, which translates to MSIFDQLLQFLVSGVTQGSIYAIVGLGFTIIYNSTEIINFAQGEFVMLGALFMVTFNTALGFPIPLSFFLSVIAVLIVGIFIDLLIIRPVRKPTHISLIIITIGASIFIKGVAMLVWKKDYHAATPFSGETPISIGPAAITPQALWVIGITCIVLILLHIFFEYTDTGKGMRASAINPKAASLLGINVKRMVLISFALSGALGAVAGIIIAPITFAIYNMGTMLGLKGFCGAVIGGLGSVPGAIIGGFALGILESLGAGLISSAYKDAIAFVVLLIVLFMRPTGILGKGEMKRV; encoded by the coding sequence ATGAGCATTTTTGACCAACTACTCCAGTTCCTAGTGAGCGGCGTGACCCAGGGGAGCATTTACGCGATCGTGGGACTGGGATTTACCATTATCTACAACTCCACCGAGATAATCAACTTCGCCCAGGGCGAGTTTGTTATGCTCGGGGCATTGTTTATGGTCACTTTTAATACCGCTTTGGGCTTTCCAATACCGTTATCATTCTTTTTATCCGTAATCGCTGTATTGATCGTAGGGATATTCATAGACCTTCTAATTATAAGGCCTGTAAGAAAACCCACCCACATATCTCTTATCATTATCACTATCGGAGCGTCTATATTCATCAAAGGAGTAGCGATGCTTGTGTGGAAAAAGGACTACCACGCGGCAACTCCTTTTTCCGGAGAGACGCCTATATCCATAGGGCCGGCGGCAATCACCCCTCAGGCACTATGGGTAATAGGAATTACATGTATCGTGCTCATACTTTTGCATATCTTTTTCGAATACACAGATACCGGAAAGGGGATGAGGGCAAGCGCCATCAACCCTAAGGCCGCGAGCCTTTTGGGGATAAATGTAAAGAGGATGGTACTGATCTCGTTCGCCCTTTCCGGCGCGCTTGGCGCCGTGGCCGGAATAATCATAGCCCCCATTACATTTGCGATCTACAATATGGGGACCATGCTCGGCCTCAAGGGCTTCTGCGGGGCGGTGATCGGAGGTCTTGGGAGCGTCCCCGGAGCCATAATCGGCGGTTTTGCCCTGGGCATCCTCGAATCCCTGGGCGCCGGCCTTATATCTTCCGCCTACAAGGACGCAATAGCGTTCGTCGTTCTGCTCATAGTCCTCTTTATGAGACCGACCGGAATTCTCGGCAAGGGCGAGATGAAAAGGGTTTAG
- a CDS encoding branched-chain amino acid ABC transporter permease: MSVKRDYIYIAILIAVVSLFPFFLTNDYYLHVLILIGLHTIIVLGLNILMGYAGQISLGHAAFYGLGAYTSGILTAHYNFHPVFAALIALVFVGSVAFVVGIPSLKLRGHYLAMATLGFGIIVSIIFNEMKLPAKGTDLPMGGPEGITNIPKLYFLKFNFGLDHILHLKLGELTGISQVVPNLYAFNIVFDTDLKYYYVVWIFAVLILIVSNNIIHSRVGRALRALHTSETAASTLGIDIQKYKLSAFVLSALYASIAGSLYAHFIASAGPSSFGFHKSIMLVVMVVVGGMASIWGSIFGAAVITILPEFIDVLKNFVIKLQPELFYLFEDFDIIVYGLILMIILIFMPEGLTKGIVDRVKGRFFK; encoded by the coding sequence ATGTCCGTCAAGCGTGATTATATATACATAGCGATCTTGATAGCCGTTGTTTCCTTGTTTCCCTTTTTCCTGACAAATGACTACTACCTGCACGTTCTGATTTTAATAGGTCTCCACACGATTATCGTGCTGGGTCTCAATATCCTCATGGGATATGCGGGGCAAATATCTCTGGGACACGCCGCCTTCTACGGTCTTGGGGCGTACACATCCGGGATACTCACGGCCCACTACAATTTTCATCCCGTTTTTGCGGCCCTGATTGCCCTTGTCTTTGTCGGCTCTGTCGCCTTTGTAGTGGGGATTCCGTCCCTGAAGCTCAGGGGTCACTATCTCGCCATGGCGACCCTCGGCTTCGGGATCATTGTCAGTATAATTTTTAACGAGATGAAGCTCCCAGCGAAGGGCACCGATTTGCCTATGGGCGGGCCGGAGGGAATCACCAATATACCGAAGCTATATTTCTTAAAGTTCAACTTCGGCCTCGACCACATCCTTCACCTGAAGCTGGGGGAATTGACGGGAATATCCCAGGTCGTGCCTAACCTGTATGCCTTTAATATCGTTTTTGATACGGACCTGAAATACTATTATGTGGTCTGGATATTTGCGGTCTTGATACTTATCGTAAGCAATAACATAATACACTCGAGGGTGGGGCGGGCCCTTCGGGCGCTTCACACATCTGAGACGGCGGCTTCTACGCTCGGGATAGACATTCAGAAATACAAGCTCTCAGCATTTGTATTGAGCGCCCTTTACGCCTCAATTGCCGGAAGCCTCTATGCCCACTTCATAGCGTCCGCCGGTCCAAGCTCGTTCGGCTTTCACAAGTCCATAATGCTCGTTGTGATGGTCGTCGTGGGGGGGATGGCAAGCATCTGGGGGTCGATCTTCGGCGCGGCGGTGATAACCATTCTACCGGAGTTCATTGATGTATTGAAAAATTTTGTGATAAAACTTCAGCCAGAGCTCTTCTACCTCTTCGAGGATTTTGATATAATCGTATACGGGCTTATATTAATGATAATTTTGATATTTATGCCGGAGGGCTTGACCAAAGGCATTGTCGATCGAGTAAAGGGCAGATTCTTTAAATGA
- a CDS encoding ACT domain-containing protein, producing the protein MKVEQISVFLENKSGRLAEVTKILSDGGVNIRALYLADASDFGVLRFIVNDTKKAKEVLQKNNFTVVKTEVIAVEVPDRPGGLAEILEILKKDNINVEYMYAFVERSSDNAVIVFRFDETDKAIDVLTKNNITVLSGERVYSL; encoded by the coding sequence ATGAAGGTTGAACAAATATCCGTCTTTTTGGAAAATAAATCGGGTAGACTGGCCGAGGTAACCAAGATATTGAGCGACGGCGGTGTAAACATCAGGGCCCTTTATTTGGCGGACGCCTCAGACTTTGGAGTTTTGAGGTTTATTGTAAATGATACAAAAAAGGCAAAGGAGGTATTACAGAAAAATAATTTTACCGTTGTCAAGACCGAAGTCATTGCCGTTGAGGTGCCCGACAGGCCGGGGGGGCTTGCGGAAATTCTCGAAATCTTGAAGAAAGATAATATTAATGTTGAATATATGTACGCTTTTGTGGAAAGATCGAGCGATAATGCTGTTATAGTCTTCAGGTTTGATGAGACAGATAAGGCAATAGATGTTTTGACTAAAAACAACATTACCGTACTTTCAGGTGAAAGAGTTTATTCACTTTAA
- a CDS encoding ABC transporter ATP-binding protein yields MILKVINLSINFGGVKALQKVSFSVRDGEVKAVIGPNGAGKTTLFNLITGIFPPTSGKILLDDIRIDGRKSNKIASMGITRTFQNLEIFDNMTVLENVMVGRHLKSSSGFLECAFRAPTAVKEERKIAETSLKYLDFVGLEPRANDISTSLPLGHQRYLEIARALASEPRLILLDEPAAGLDERETEDLLQLIRKISENGITVLLVEHDMGLTMEISDDIIVLDHGELIAEGTPREIQYNKNVIEAYLGEDVVFT; encoded by the coding sequence ATGATCTTGAAAGTTATAAATCTCAGCATAAATTTCGGAGGCGTCAAGGCCCTGCAAAAGGTATCCTTCAGCGTCAGGGATGGGGAGGTAAAGGCTGTGATAGGTCCCAACGGCGCAGGGAAAACCACCCTCTTCAATCTTATTACAGGCATATTTCCGCCTACTAGCGGGAAGATATTATTAGATGACATCAGGATAGACGGCAGGAAATCAAATAAAATTGCCTCCATGGGAATTACCCGCACGTTTCAAAACCTCGAGATTTTCGACAACATGACGGTTCTGGAAAACGTAATGGTGGGAAGACACCTGAAATCAAGCTCAGGCTTTCTGGAATGCGCCTTCAGGGCACCCACGGCGGTGAAGGAAGAGCGGAAGATCGCCGAGACATCGCTTAAATACCTCGATTTTGTGGGATTGGAGCCGAGGGCAAACGATATATCAACATCTCTTCCTCTCGGCCATCAGCGTTATCTCGAGATTGCCAGGGCGCTTGCCTCGGAGCCGAGGTTGATCCTTCTCGACGAGCCGGCGGCGGGCCTCGACGAGAGGGAGACCGAAGACCTGCTGCAGCTAATCAGGAAAATCAGTGAGAACGGAATTACGGTCCTCCTTGTGGAGCACGATATGGGACTCACCATGGAGATCTCGGACGATATTATAGTTTTGGATCACGGGGAGCTGATAGCCGAGGGAACGCCGAGGGAGATACAATACAACAAGAACGTAATTGAGGCGTATCTGGGGGAAGATGTCGTTTTTACTTAA
- a CDS encoding ABC transporter ATP-binding protein — protein MSFLLKIRNLSTHYGKIRALDAVSMHIWEGEIVSLIGANGAGKSTLLNSISGIVGLSSGSIVFNDREISKRKPEEIVNLGISQVPEGRQIFDSFTVYDNIMLGAYLRRKSKEKKEIQKNLRDIFDLFPILEERKKQRAGTLSGGEQQMLAIARGLMAKPRLLMLDEPSLGLAPKITTEIMNVIKDLKNNNLTILLVEQNARAALKISDRGYVFETGNVLLEGRGEELLLDGDVKRAYLGRDYKEFWE, from the coding sequence ATGTCGTTTTTACTTAAGATAAGAAACCTCTCCACCCACTACGGGAAGATCAGGGCGCTGGACGCCGTCTCCATGCACATTTGGGAGGGGGAGATAGTGTCACTGATAGGCGCCAACGGAGCCGGCAAGTCCACCCTCTTAAACAGCATCTCTGGGATTGTGGGCTTGTCTTCGGGGAGCATTGTCTTCAACGACAGGGAGATATCTAAGAGAAAACCGGAGGAGATCGTGAACCTGGGGATTTCCCAGGTGCCCGAGGGAAGACAGATATTCGACTCATTTACGGTCTACGACAATATAATGCTCGGGGCTTATCTCAGGCGAAAGAGTAAGGAGAAAAAGGAGATCCAGAAAAACCTGAGGGATATCTTCGATCTATTTCCAATCCTTGAAGAGAGGAAAAAACAGAGGGCGGGGACGCTCTCCGGAGGGGAGCAGCAGATGCTTGCCATAGCGAGGGGCCTTATGGCCAAGCCGAGGCTTCTCATGCTCGACGAGCCTTCCCTTGGCCTTGCCCCGAAGATCACGACGGAGATAATGAACGTAATAAAGGATCTCAAGAACAATAACCTGACCATCTTGCTTGTAGAGCAGAACGCCAGGGCCGCCCTCAAGATATCGGACAGGGGTTACGTTTTCGAGACCGGAAATGTCTTGCTGGAGGGCAGGGGGGAAGAGCTCCTCCTTGACGGTGACGTAAAGAGGGCGTACCTTGGGAGGGACTACAAAGAATTCTGGGAATGA